The segment GTTCTTAATTTGAAGATTTACAGGTCGCGGAtcgtaattttctatttcccatttaaataacatgggaaaaaaaattttttatttttctagcttgGCATTCGCACCTCATATAAATCAGTTCATAGCATATTCTTGTAGataatttaacgctctacaaaaaagatctcttatcattttttgataaatccatccattcgaaagttattggagctggaagtcaaatttataataaatgtccagatctttttacttttccagcaaaactatcagacttatcgaaaaatattataagatctttttcatagacaatttcattcactacaaattatttttaatgaagttttttgaaattccgcatcgttttctagttattttcattttaatgccaagctcgtaaaaataatagtcttctAATCTATTCTGAGCATTATAATATTGTattgatgattaatttaatctcaataatcaattaatgaataatgTTGATTTATATCAATGTATTGATGAAAATACTATGTTATGTACTGATTAAGATAAATCATTATCAgaaaaatgtatattaaatttacatatgtttggtaataaataaaatcaggaAGCCTAATATACAAACTTATactatatataaacttttgaaccaatggtatttttggaacctactcgatgaattatgatagattaggGCAAAATTCTTTGGAAATtccaccatgaggacaaatgcaaaagatagatttctataaaatctactaaaaaattgattaatctaCAAAATACTTGAATTTGTCCTGTGCTACTTGGGTTGTATACGTAATTTACATTTGTTAAATGTCAGAGTACCGATAACTTGCGAGTATGAAACCCTAGTGGGAAGCCCCTGGTCAGCTCAAATtactcaacttttttttttgccaccATACTCACGGTTACACATTTGCATCTTtaacttacatacatatatataaatatatatcaagttatcgataatatttttaaaaaatatcaatatgtaaaataataataagtacaTAGAGTACGTACTTAATTGTAATAAGATCATATCTTATTTCTTAATGCCCGTTCTCCCGTAAAAACCGCAAATGTTTcataatttcatattaatatttatttattattaatataataaatattaaatatatttattagttataattatttactttatttattctcaTGTTGGtctattaacaaaaataaataaatatgtaaatatttaataccaataaaaaaaagttgaggataaaaaaaaaaataaaaaagaaaggGACTGGACTGGATTTGCGACCCTAGTCTTGTACTTCAGTTACTCAGTAGAAATCGACGTGAGAGCATCagcttatttttaattaaagtaattaataattaataataataataataataataataataataataatgtcacCAAGTGAAACCACATTTTTAACTCAACCAACTGAATCAACTTTTTACAAATGTAGAAGAGTGATTAGAAATCAAACTGTTAGACTTCGTCAGTTCCAATACTGTTTATGTGCAACTATGCTGTAAGTAATTAAGTTAAACTAATTAATcatcatcaattatttattttttttatcaaataattgtagattaatattgataatggTCTTGGTGGCAATGGTGAGTTACTCGTTGAGTGACATCCATTTAAATGAAgaaatagaagaaaaaaattcaacattttCACTGAAGCTTTCGATGACTccgcaattaattaaattaacaaacaGCCAAGATCTCAGTGACGACGAATTATCGGACGTAATTGAAGCAGGGCAACGTGCAATACATGAgcgtaatttaattaattcaaaagcAACATTCCATCCTCAAGATGAAGTGTCGCCTAACGCACGACATCACAATGCTGTGAAAACAAGTCTGTATGCTGGAAAATTAGCAGTAGCTGGAGTTGGTGAATTAGGAGCTACAAGATACTTCAAGTCTATAAGAAAAGACGTTGATATTACGAcgatagatattttttttgacggtGATTGGGCACCCAATGGTAACAGttgtaaagaatattttttgtcgAGCTGTAATGTACCAAGTAGATACAGAACGTTGGATGGTACTTGCAATGATCCGATTAATCGTGGAGCAGCTTTTACTCCTTATTCAAGAAGTCTGCCTCCGGATTACGCGGATGGAATTGAAGCACCGCGAGTTGCTAAGTCTGGAAAACCTTTACCTTCTGCCAGAGAAATAAGTTTGCGTGCGCATACTCCAGCTTCAAGTTCAAATCCCTCATTCACTGTCATGCTGGCAGTTTTTGGGCAATTTTTGGATCATGATATCACAGCTACGGCAATAAGTCAAGGTACCAATGGAAGTTCATTTTCCTGCTGCTCACCTGATAATATTGGGCATCCAGAATGTTTTCCTGTGTTTGTTGGTCCTGGTGATCCGGTTTATGATGTTGCCGGTTCAAAATGTATGGAATTTGTACGATCTGCACCAGCAATGCAGTGCAAATTAGGTCCTCGTCAACAACTCAatcaggtaattttatttatttatactctaaaattatttagattaatttattaaattaaaattaattgtaggTCTCATCATTTATCGATGCTTCAACAATATATGggtcgaataaaaatttagcagaCTCACTGCGTGAATTTAAATCTGGACAATTACGAATGTACAAAGCACCTGATGGTAGAACTTTGTTACCACAAAGTACTGATTTAAATGACGGCTGTAACAGAGAAGCTGAAAATAAACGTGGGCGGTATTGTTTCGCATCTGGGGACGCACGAGCTAATGAAAATTTGCATCTGACTACTATGCATTTACTGTGGGCACGTCAGCATAATTTTTTAGCCACCCAATTGCAGCAATTAAATCCACATTGGGATGATGAGAGACTCTACCAAGAAAGTAGAAGAATTATTGGCGCTCAAATGCAACATATTGCGTACAAAGAATTCGTTCCAGTTATTATCGGGGACAGTGAAGCAAGAAAACGTAAATTGTTACCTCTGGAGTCAAATATTTATCGTGAggcttcgaaaaattttgatccaACAATCGCTAATAACTTTGCAGCTTCGGCATTTCGTTTCGCTCATACTCTACTTCCTGGGCTCATGAAAATTACCGACGCTGAAAAAGGAACTGAGGATTATATTCAATTGCACAAAATTCTATTCAATCCATACAGTTTGTATGCAAAGACTGGGGTCGAAAGCTCTATTCTCTCAGCCACgacaaattttattcaaaaaacttCAACCCACGTTACGTCCCAATTAACGAGACATCTTTTTGAAGATCCTCTTTCAAGCCAAACAAATTCCTACAACTCAACACATCATCTACCATTTGTACCTTGCGGGCTGGATCTGGTCTCGCTCAACATCCAGCGAGGCAGAGATCATGGCCTGCCTGGTTACACAGCTTGGAGAGAGTTCTGCGGCCTTGTTCGCCCTCGGAATTTTCTTCAACTACGCGGAATCGTTGATCCCGATAGCTTCAAACAATTACCGTTGCTTTACGAAGACGTTGATGACATTGATTTATATACTGGTGCACTTGCGGAGATAAAAATATCCGATGGGTTAATTGGCCCTACTTTCACGTGTCTCATTAGTCAGCAGTTCCAACGACTGCAGTCAGGTGATCGTTATTGGTATGAGTCTTCTCAATCACCTTATCCATTTACGCCAGGTAAATTAttcctttaaataaatattttcttggtAATTATATAGAAGTGCGGCTGCTTACCTTTCTGATAaccaaaaatcaaattttagaCAAATTCCTTTGAAAGCAATTTTAACAGCAAGTATTCGTCGGTGGATTGATGATATTTTTGCATAATTAGGTGGTATATAAgctttaattatctataagtTTATAAGAAaggtataaaaatatgcataatttcaagaatatttttgaaattttaaagttcCGTGCTACACTGCATTATTTGACAtgatttcttcattttttaatgcattGACTTTTAAGTCAACCACCAAAACTTGAGTTATATATCTATGTGCAATAATAGGTAGTAGTTTCATCCTGAGTACGTTAACGGACTCATCAGCAAGACTATGCTAACGTACTCTTGCCTTAGACTACACCTTATACTAATACGAACCGAGCTAAAACCGTGTGACGGGCTTCGCTCAGCACTATACTAGTATAAAAGGAGGCGGATACCGTCCAAACTACTTGCAACTCAATGCTAGGTGAGCTATGGTACACCGTAAAAGTGatgaaataatagaaatatgCCAATTTTCAAGTATTACAAGAGCTCCAAAATTATTGCAGCTCTTAGATCGATCTATAAAACCCCACCGCCCATCTTAcggtattatataaaaaaaaaaacctgagAAACGGTTGACCTCGTGGGCCAACTCCAaaatttcccgctgttttcgagctcaaaaagttattatttgcaaatttttgaactctttAAAGTCCAAAAATGATCATTTTGTTgttcaaccaaaaaaaaaacacatacaTATCTAAGTCTTGATGAGCCTTTTCGATTCCCGCCAAAAACGtttaaatcggttgattcattccaaagatatcgttggattaaaaaagtttaaatacaCACATAAACACACACACGGGTGGAAGTGGTGTCACGACTGAATATCACAGCCATAATATCACACGACATAATATCATGTGATATTTTGACGTAATGCTATCTCAATGTACAGGCTGGTGATATTATGACTGTGATATTTTGTCGTgtgatattataaatatgatatttagtcATGTAACCGTGGAAGTTCATCCGGAAATAGCCAGAagagcttcctaggacctcaaaacgtcgagatctgatgaaaactcgattttcgcaaaCCGGATCGAAACCATGAACTtctctttttttgaaaattttcaaagcgggaagttaaagttttaattaaggTACGAagcctagtacccgatcagggaacttgTACCTGATCACTGACGTATTTGtacatctatatttagtagaatttagtaaatatatctatacaaatacatggaatGTTCGAGTGCTAGtttcctgatcgggtactaggtctcttatcttatatatttgaaaatttattttagaaaatttgtaAGATGtcatattattatcaatttttaagtaataaaaattttttttttttcgaaaatcgaagtACCTAgttttgtaagaaattatattctctacaaaaaagctctTTAGTGTTTTTCTCCAGAGAacttacagaaaaaaagttatgaagctttaaactatatattaaatagtatAACTTTATGTTTTCATTATATTAAATAGTTTTTCGATAGAAATTTAGGTTTTTTCATCTGAGCTAATGTTaactgtcaatttttttttgaacacatgggaaaaattttccttactTTCAAAACAGcactttctttttaattcaaaaaatacagAAAGAAAAACGATTTtaattcctaaaaaaaatatttttccggAAATATTTTTCCGGAAATTATCTTTACGTCAAGCTTTTTTATTCACTATCATTTCAAGctacataactttttttctgttagttGTACGAAGAAAACACTCAGGggctttttttgtagagaatttaatttcctacaagaccATGTacttcgattttcgaaaaaaaatttttcaaatacttttaaatataaaaaacaaaaaaaattttttttacatgtaattcaaatgagaaaattaatattcgttGAGCTCTTAGCAGGATTGAGCTTTCGAGCTGCTCTTTTAGGAGGATTTTTCTAATACCTAACACTAACTTTTAAGACCATaagacttggaaaaaaaaaaaaaaaaaaatgtttattttgaaacaccctaatatttaTGGATATTTAAAGTGTGAGCATttgaaacattgaaaaatgtgTGCAGCCCCACTTCTATATAAAAACCATTTTCTTAACTTAGCaggatattttataattattttgattgttACAGAGCAACTGGTACAGCTGAGGAAATCATCGCTAGCGAAATTAATTTGTGATTGTTCGAATGATATCAATGAAATCCAACCTCTGGTTATGAGATCAGTCAGCGCTGAAAATCCCATAACGATATGCGATGATATAGAGAGTGTTGATTTAACCGCATGGAAAGAaactatataattaattaattttttaaaacttaaagtaaaaaatatatattagaatttttttaattatttgtatgtaaaattttatgattaataactgagtaataatttgatttttttttaatactattcATCGATATTTGAATTATCGTTATCTTCTTCTTCGTCTAAATCATTATCCAGGATATCTGACAAAACATCATCATCACTAACATTACCGTTTGACGTGGAATCATTTACTGACGATTGTCTATCATCAGTTGAAACTGATGCCTAAAAACgtaataaactattttataaattatgttttattttagaattatagGCTGCCCAGTTTTAAAACCCATGCAgagctaaattttttaactttgatccattagattaaattttctaatattaaactttttgaaaaattcgcgAATTGTAAATTTcggtttaattcaaattatgacACTCGAGTTTTCAAAGACAATTTTGTTTATTGgtatctaaattttatttatctcgaGTATAAATCtgaatgacgaaaaaaatttcattttatgtatttttaaatttccaagtgacaaatgtcataaaaattaaaatcatgatgtattttatttaattctacttaaataattgttttttttttttttcaatgattctgaagttgacggagaattaaaaattttcggatttttttgtcaacaaatcaattgcaaaaaaaaaaaaaagaaaactaaaaatatgtacaagtaaaaaattaatgaaactatgggtgcaattctttaaaatacttttttttttataatttatcatttttaaaaaaaattcaaaaattagtagagcttggctaacttcagtaacatttttttactgtctaTAAGTcacttaattttgaataatatttattttaaaactgatAGTTACTCGAAAATCCataattctatttgaaatttcattttttttttttgtgaataattagttttttaatacGAGAAATTTTAAAGCCAGATTTTAATAAGCTCACAATTATCGAAAACtattcaaagttattaaaaaaaaagttggtgctgtcttttttaaattttttgaatatatttttaaataattaaattgtattttcaataaagatTATGCTTTCTATGACAATTATTCTtgaaaatctaaataattttcaacagtttaCGTCTTTAATTCTTAAGCTTAAtgaggataattttttttttaaatttatcaagttcGTTATTTGTACAGGACGAATTAAACccaaaataagaataaaatttgacTGTTTTAAAATTGGGCGGCCGTTATAATTTGACTTGGAAAAATTACCTGAGACAATATTTCTTGTCcatctaaatttttatttagcagATTACCCATCCAGAAAGCTGTACTACTA is part of the Microplitis mediator isolate UGA2020A chromosome 11, iyMicMedi2.1, whole genome shotgun sequence genome and harbors:
- the LOC130677758 gene encoding peroxidase — encoded protein: MSPSETTFLTQPTESTFYKCRRVIRNQTVRLRQFQYCLCATMLLILIMVLVAMVSYSLSDIHLNEEIEEKNSTFSLKLSMTPQLIKLTNSQDLSDDELSDVIEAGQRAIHERNLINSKATFHPQDEVSPNARHHNAVKTSLYAGKLAVAGVGELGATRYFKSIRKDVDITTIDIFFDGDWAPNGNSCKEYFLSSCNVPSRYRTLDGTCNDPINRGAAFTPYSRSLPPDYADGIEAPRVAKSGKPLPSAREISLRAHTPASSSNPSFTVMLAVFGQFLDHDITATAISQGTNGSSFSCCSPDNIGHPECFPVFVGPGDPVYDVAGSKCMEFVRSAPAMQCKLGPRQQLNQVSSFIDASTIYGSNKNLADSLREFKSGQLRMYKAPDGRTLLPQSTDLNDGCNREAENKRGRYCFASGDARANENLHLTTMHLLWARQHNFLATQLQQLNPHWDDERLYQESRRIIGAQMQHIAYKEFVPVIIGDSEARKRKLLPLESNIYREASKNFDPTIANNFAASAFRFAHTLLPGLMKITDAEKGTEDYIQLHKILFNPYSLYAKTGVESSILSATTNFIQKTSTHVTSQLTRHLFEDPLSSQTNSYNSTHHLPFVPCGLDLVSLNIQRGRDHGLPGYTAWREFCGLVRPRNFLQLRGIVDPDSFKQLPLLYEDVDDIDLYTGALAEIKISDGLIGPTFTCLISQQFQRLQSGDRYWYESSQSPYPFTPEQLVQLRKSSLAKLICDCSNDINEIQPLVMRSVSAENPITICDDIESVDLTAWKETI